The following coding sequences lie in one Polynucleobacter necessarius genomic window:
- a CDS encoding CopD family protein, which produces MSNAYLWVKTFHIVFITSWFAGLFYLPRIFVNLAEEQNNEAYSRLLGMADRLFRFMIILAIPAVLLGLTLWLYFGIGARDVWMHAKLFFVILIIGYHHACLSLLKKFRNGANQRSGVWFRWFNEVPVILLVVIVALVLFKP; this is translated from the coding sequence ATGAGCAATGCCTACCTTTGGGTCAAAACTTTTCACATCGTATTCATTACTTCATGGTTTGCAGGTTTGTTTTACTTGCCTAGAATTTTTGTGAACTTGGCTGAAGAGCAAAATAATGAGGCATATTCTCGTCTGCTTGGTATGGCTGACCGTCTATTTCGGTTTATGATTATTTTGGCTATTCCAGCAGTTTTACTGGGATTGACGTTATGGCTCTATTTCGGCATTGGCGCTCGCGATGTCTGGATGCACGCTAAATTATTCTTTGTAATCTTGATAATTGGCTACCACCATGCTTGTTTAAGCTTGCTTAAGAAGTTTCGCAATGGAGCAAATCAGCGTTCTGGGGTTTGGTTTCGTTGGTTTAACGAGGTCCCCGTCATCTTGCTCGTGGTGATTGTGGCCTTGGTGCTCTTTAAACCGTAA
- the holA gene encoding DNA polymerase III subunit delta has translation MVKVDALLVHLKSLSSGGVMSPLYIFSGDEPLLMMEAVDQLRAAAKKQNFTEREVLLQERGFDWSALLNAGQTMSLFGDKRWIELRIPTGKPGRDGADALKQFATQIASQSVGSDGPDTVVCTVLPRLDGKTKTSAWFSALDDAGMAIQIDSLDRSHLPQWIAGRLKRQDQEVESGPEGQRALEFIAEQVEGNLIAAHQEILKFGLLYPVGKLTEEQIRSSILKVARYNVFELTEAMLAGDLARLNRMLDGLKGEGEPLVLILWSVTEELRILSKLKAASDAGESVQNLMRANRIWGNKERLYPAAIRRVQPLKLRRAMQVAAGLDRQVKGLHAADLPADPWDGLRLVGNLLR, from the coding sequence ATGGTCAAAGTAGATGCCTTGCTAGTGCACCTGAAGTCATTGAGTTCTGGTGGGGTGATGTCGCCGCTGTATATATTTTCTGGCGATGAACCACTGCTGATGATGGAAGCTGTGGATCAATTGCGAGCCGCAGCTAAAAAGCAAAACTTTACTGAGCGTGAAGTGTTGTTGCAGGAGCGTGGATTTGATTGGAGCGCGCTGTTAAATGCAGGACAGACTATGTCCCTATTTGGCGATAAGCGTTGGATCGAGTTACGCATTCCAACGGGTAAGCCGGGTCGAGACGGGGCAGATGCGCTCAAACAGTTCGCAACTCAAATTGCATCGCAGTCTGTCGGGTCAGATGGTCCAGATACGGTTGTTTGTACCGTATTGCCTCGCTTGGATGGCAAAACTAAGACGTCAGCATGGTTTAGCGCTTTAGATGATGCAGGCATGGCGATTCAGATTGATTCCTTAGATCGCAGCCACTTACCTCAATGGATTGCTGGGCGCCTTAAACGCCAAGATCAAGAGGTGGAGAGTGGACCAGAGGGTCAACGTGCACTTGAATTTATTGCCGAACAGGTCGAGGGTAATCTCATTGCAGCCCACCAAGAAATTTTGAAGTTTGGCTTGCTGTATCCCGTGGGAAAATTGACCGAGGAGCAGATTCGTTCTTCAATTTTGAAAGTGGCACGCTATAACGTTTTTGAGCTCACTGAAGCAATGCTCGCTGGTGACCTAGCTCGTCTAAATCGAATGTTGGATGGTTTAAAGGGTGAGGGCGAACCTTTGGTATTGATTCTGTGGAGCGTAACCGAGGAGCTTCGGATACTATCTAAATTAAAGGCGGCAAGCGATGCGGGTGAGTCTGTGCAGAATTTAATGCGCGCTAATCGGATTTGGGGAAATAAAGAGCGTTTATATCCAGCGGCCATAAGAAGGGTTCAGCCACTGAAGTTGCGCAGAGCGATGCAGGTTGCCGCGGGGTTAGATCGTCAGGTTAAAGGATTACATGCGGCAGATTTGCCAGCAGACCCTTGGGATGGTTTACGTTTAGTCGGAAATTTACTGCGTTAA
- a CDS encoding THUMP domain-containing class I SAM-dependent RNA methyltransferase yields MRFFVVCPGGLEVSLAQELAKIAARPECKALGAWVIDPTPTASPTGGIRLAAPISAAMALNLHSRIASRVLLQMAQAPYRQEEDLYKLASGLSWEEWFTFKQILRVDVTAHRSPLKSLNFATLKIKDAIVDRLRDVTGDRPSIDTAFPDVRVQAHLTATQVTIYLDTSGEALFKRGWRDEKGDAPLKENLAAGILAITSWAPGQSLFDPMCGSGTFLIEAAQMALAIPPGAIRAGMYGDDAKPSRLAYRPLVTSAHGFGFQRLKPYNEVAEKNRWVDLKEAALALMLEKRKQFPSVDSLKITGGDINEKLVSMFKGNWQRAQLPDQPVVRQIDALAAKPPDNTRAGVMLLNPPYGERLVIKGGRGQDRDTRSEDAEEPDSRYELNLETGRQSAKRSSRESLKKLQTQEEQDPKFVEFLRQFGQHLKDDFGGWNIFVLTADMALPGQLRIKESKRTPLFNGPLECRLFKFEMHVKRPS; encoded by the coding sequence ATGAGATTTTTTGTTGTTTGTCCGGGTGGTTTAGAGGTTTCTCTTGCCCAAGAGTTGGCTAAGATAGCTGCGCGCCCAGAATGTAAGGCATTAGGGGCGTGGGTAATTGACCCGACACCTACTGCTAGCCCTACTGGTGGTATTAGGTTGGCTGCTCCGATATCAGCGGCTATGGCGCTGAACTTACATTCCCGCATTGCAAGTCGAGTATTGTTACAAATGGCACAGGCACCCTATAGGCAAGAGGAAGATCTGTATAAATTAGCTAGTGGTTTATCTTGGGAGGAGTGGTTTACTTTCAAACAAATATTACGAGTTGATGTCACTGCACACCGCTCGCCTTTGAAAAGTTTGAATTTTGCAACTCTTAAAATTAAGGATGCTATTGTTGATCGCTTGCGGGATGTTACTGGCGATCGTCCTAGTATTGATACCGCCTTTCCAGATGTAAGAGTGCAGGCACATTTGACGGCAACTCAGGTGACGATTTATTTGGATACCTCGGGTGAGGCATTATTTAAACGCGGCTGGCGCGATGAAAAAGGCGATGCACCGTTGAAGGAAAATTTAGCTGCTGGCATTTTAGCTATTACTTCTTGGGCGCCAGGGCAATCTTTATTTGATCCTATGTGCGGTAGTGGTACTTTTTTGATTGAGGCTGCACAGATGGCTTTGGCTATTCCGCCTGGGGCGATTCGTGCGGGAATGTATGGAGATGATGCTAAACCGAGTCGACTAGCGTACCGTCCTTTAGTCACCTCTGCTCATGGATTTGGATTTCAGAGACTCAAGCCGTATAACGAAGTAGCCGAGAAAAATCGTTGGGTGGATTTAAAAGAGGCTGCTCTGGCTTTGATGTTAGAAAAACGTAAGCAATTCCCTAGCGTTGATTCGTTGAAAATCACTGGGGGCGACATTAACGAGAAATTGGTATCGATGTTTAAGGGTAACTGGCAAAGGGCTCAATTGCCCGATCAGCCGGTAGTAAGGCAGATTGATGCTTTGGCTGCAAAGCCTCCAGACAATACCCGTGCTGGCGTCATGTTATTAAATCCACCTTATGGCGAACGTTTGGTTATCAAAGGTGGCCGTGGTCAGGATCGCGATACACGTTCTGAGGATGCGGAAGAGCCTGATAGTCGTTATGAGTTAAATCTGGAAACTGGTCGTCAGAGTGCTAAGCGTTCTAGCCGTGAATCTCTGAAAAAACTCCAAACCCAGGAAGAGCAAGATCCGAAATTTGTGGAGTTTTTGCGCCAGTTTGGACAACACCTCAAAGATGATTTCGGCGGGTGGAATATATTTGTTCTCACTGCAGATATGGCGCTTCCAGGTCAGTTGCGGATTAAAGAATCCAAGCGGACACCTTTATTTAATGGTCCTCTAGAGTGCCGTTTATTTAAATTTGAAATGCATGTTAAACGTCCAAGTTAA
- a CDS encoding glutamate-5-semialdehyde dehydrogenase gives MSSSIQEMMQDIGKRARVASRAMARASNEQKNQALLHIAAAVRQQASEIQKVNQVDVERAKTNGQDAAFIDRLTMTSKTIETIALGLEQIVSLEDPIGSIAALKKQASGIELGQIRVPLGVIGIIYESRPNVTIDAAALCLKSGNAVILRGGSEAIDSNTLLAKIIQEGLAAADLPKDAVQVVTTTDRSAVGEMITMTQYIDVIVPRGGKSLIARLMVEARVPMIKHLDGICHTYIDADADVAMAVKVCDNAKTQRYAPCNAMETLLVNQDIAHKVLPTLCKIYQDKGVELRVDALTRRTLESHGFQNLVDAKEEDWQTEYLAPILSIKTVANIDEAMNHIEQYGSKHTDAIITNNEAHAARFLREVDSASVMVNASTRFADGFEYGLGAEIGISNDKLHARGPVGLDGLTSLKYVVMGHGEIRT, from the coding sequence ATGAGTTCATCCATTCAAGAAATGATGCAAGACATTGGCAAGCGAGCACGTGTTGCTTCGCGTGCAATGGCGCGCGCCTCAAACGAGCAAAAGAACCAAGCCTTGTTGCATATTGCTGCTGCTGTACGTCAGCAGGCTAGTGAGATTCAGAAAGTGAATCAAGTAGATGTGGAGCGAGCCAAGACTAATGGTCAGGATGCGGCTTTTATTGATCGCCTCACGATGACATCTAAAACCATTGAAACAATAGCTTTGGGTTTAGAGCAAATTGTTTCATTGGAAGATCCGATCGGATCAATTGCTGCATTAAAGAAACAGGCGTCTGGTATTGAGCTCGGACAGATACGTGTACCACTAGGAGTAATCGGCATTATTTATGAATCTCGCCCGAACGTGACGATTGATGCGGCTGCATTGTGCTTGAAGTCTGGTAATGCTGTGATTTTGCGTGGTGGCTCCGAGGCGATTGATTCAAATACGTTGTTGGCCAAGATTATTCAAGAAGGTTTGGCTGCAGCTGATTTGCCTAAAGATGCGGTCCAAGTAGTGACCACTACCGATCGAAGTGCTGTTGGTGAAATGATCACTATGACCCAATACATTGATGTGATCGTTCCAAGGGGTGGCAAAAGCTTAATTGCCCGCTTGATGGTTGAGGCACGTGTTCCGATGATTAAGCATTTGGATGGTATTTGCCATACCTATATTGATGCTGATGCCGATGTTGCTATGGCGGTAAAGGTATGTGATAACGCCAAGACGCAACGATATGCCCCCTGCAATGCAATGGAGACATTATTGGTAAATCAGGATATTGCCCATAAAGTATTGCCAACCCTTTGTAAGATTTATCAAGATAAAGGCGTTGAGTTAAGAGTTGATGCATTAACCCGTAGAACGCTTGAGTCACATGGTTTCCAGAATTTGGTTGATGCCAAAGAAGAGGACTGGCAGACCGAATACTTGGCTCCCATTCTATCGATTAAGACGGTTGCTAATATCGATGAGGCTATGAATCATATTGAGCAATATGGTAGCAAGCATACCGATGCGATCATTACCAATAATGAGGCGCATGCTGCTCGCTTCTTACGTGAGGTCGATAGCGCTAGTGTGATGGTGAACGCAAGCACCCGATTTGCTGATGGTTTTGAATATGGCTTGGGAGCAGAGATTGGCATTTCAAATGACAAACTGCATGCGCGCGGTCCTGTTGGCCTTGACGGTTTGACCTCTCTGAAATATGTAGTCATGGGTCATGGCGAGATCCGTACCTAA
- the lptE gene encoding LPS assembly lipoprotein LptE gives MSANYLRRSIMGFIATAPLGGLIACGFRLRGMADLPFKVIAITGNPSPPLRANLQTAILTGTDAQVTINPKDADLILEITNDINGREILAYNSNGQVSAYRLNIRVGFRAYDLAGAEIVPEAEIYMARDMDFTVSTVLITDVQIQQFLTLMRKDLAIQILRRVAAPPRAPQTKSF, from the coding sequence ATGAGCGCAAATTACCTAAGACGTTCAATAATGGGTTTTATTGCTACCGCCCCTTTGGGTGGTTTGATTGCTTGCGGCTTTCGCTTAAGAGGTATGGCGGATTTGCCTTTTAAGGTGATTGCAATTACGGGTAACCCTTCTCCCCCTTTGAGGGCAAATTTGCAAACAGCGATTTTGACAGGCACTGATGCTCAGGTAACAATTAATCCAAAAGATGCAGACCTAATATTAGAAATTACCAATGACATTAATGGTCGCGAGATATTGGCTTACAACTCTAACGGTCAAGTATCTGCATATCGTCTGAATATTCGTGTGGGCTTTAGAGCATACGATTTGGCAGGAGCTGAAATAGTACCTGAAGCCGAGATTTATATGGCTCGGGATATGGACTTTACGGTTTCCACTGTTTTGATAACTGATGTCCAAATCCAGCAGTTCCTCACTTTAATGCGCAAAGATTTGGCTATTCAAATTTTACGTCGTGTAGCCGCTCCTCCAAGAGCGCCACAAACAAAATCATTCTAG